In Mucilaginibacter celer, one DNA window encodes the following:
- a CDS encoding site-specific integrase, with amino-acid sequence MASISAVLRKNKKADGTYPLVIRITKDRKTTYISLGHHVALSDWDAKKQRVKKSYPNAPQLNNMIAKRLSEASSKLIELETNNTDTSSQVIGKAFQKAKENTFFRQADLYIARLEKAGNFNRISAEKPRIKRLKEFLNNRDVYFPEIDVTFLKDFKAWLKGTRTITERTAVNHLVVIRSIYNQAITDKLVDPKYYPFGKGGIVIKFPDSKKSGLTPADIIALENAELDEKPNHARNLWLFAFYFGGMRASDVLRLQWSDFEDGRLYYKMGKNEKGGSLKVSPKAEAILAQYRRDNPKHNLVFPDLEKLPDLKDKAAVQEYIKVRIKANNKFMVKAMEGAKVNKQATSHKSRHSFAQMAKGVISASALQEIFRHSDLKTTEGYMGNNFVNEEIDSAMDDVMARLSLTTQK; translated from the coding sequence ATGGCTTCAATAAGTGCGGTTCTTCGTAAGAACAAAAAGGCCGATGGCACCTATCCGCTTGTTATCAGGATAACTAAAGATCGTAAAACGACTTATATTTCGTTAGGGCATCATGTGGCCTTAAGCGATTGGGATGCCAAGAAGCAACGCGTTAAAAAGTCTTATCCGAATGCGCCGCAACTTAATAATATGATTGCCAAAAGGCTCTCGGAAGCAAGCAGCAAATTAATCGAACTGGAAACCAATAACACCGATACATCATCGCAGGTGATTGGTAAGGCTTTCCAAAAAGCAAAAGAGAATACATTTTTCAGACAGGCAGATTTATATATTGCCCGCCTTGAAAAAGCCGGGAACTTTAACCGTATCTCTGCTGAAAAGCCACGTATCAAGCGATTGAAAGAGTTTTTGAATAACCGGGACGTGTATTTCCCGGAAATCGATGTGACTTTCCTCAAAGACTTTAAAGCATGGTTGAAAGGGACACGCACCATTACTGAACGCACGGCGGTTAACCATTTGGTGGTTATCCGTTCAATTTATAACCAGGCTATTACCGATAAGCTGGTCGATCCCAAATATTACCCGTTTGGCAAAGGCGGCATTGTTATCAAGTTTCCCGATAGTAAAAAGAGTGGTTTAACACCTGCCGATATTATCGCCCTTGAAAACGCCGAATTGGATGAAAAGCCAAACCATGCCCGTAACTTGTGGTTGTTTGCATTTTACTTTGGCGGGATGCGTGCCTCGGATGTGCTGCGCCTGCAATGGTCGGACTTTGAAGATGGACGTTTGTATTATAAGATGGGCAAAAATGAAAAGGGCGGCTCTCTAAAGGTATCGCCAAAAGCGGAAGCCATCTTAGCCCAATACAGGCGCGACAATCCAAAACACAATTTGGTGTTTCCCGATCTGGAAAAACTGCCTGACCTGAAAGACAAGGCGGCAGTACAGGAATATATCAAAGTTCGCATCAAGGCGAATAACAAGTTCATGGTAAAGGCCATGGAAGGGGCGAAGGTCAATAAACAGGCTACCTCGCATAAATCCCGCCATAGCTTCGCACAGATGGCGAAAGGCGTTATCAGCGCTTCTGCACTGCAAGAAATCTTCCGGCACTCGGATTTAAAAACAACAGAGGGCTATATGGGGAATAACTTTGTGAATGAAGAAATAGATAGTGCGATGGATGATGTAATGGCGCGGCTTAGTTTAACAACTCAAAAATAA
- a CDS encoding type IV secretory system conjugative DNA transfer family protein, giving the protein MAEFDKTKDYGTFSAKFNSYSSGEPNKQDSSPKPQPEILDDDHDVWHRLGITKAEFKTLLELRSNGNARIQTIIFLLGVFLTPITAIGALLGFVHAYQRILWPEKILPHFYPMRPIIRLAMFLGAILLWVVVIIAAIVVLPLVGLSGNGEQLLLVVLVVNFLLTSGAYGIFHQWQKGVNNAVLHGEKFGTARFARQEELEKYKQAKGLYIGGEHYRYSKQGHLLTIAGSRSGKFTNLIAPNLLGWADIDGSFVVIDPKGEIAACTSKYQGEAGQNVVVLNPWAILPDKLPDSVKYNPMDILDADNPNLVDDCQMLAEMIVPQDTGKNKFFSDSARAILTGLIMYIALSEEGHNRSLKTLWKWVRYPQEMWDRVLAEMENFEGQHGDTLLYASTEIAKYTKAGSQTWGSILATVMQSTDFLKSPALQVGMESGYDPYELAKSKTTVYVIIPTDKLQSHGRWLRLVTTSMMRAVIRKPGKRVVFMLDEFAALGYLPEIETALAAYAGYNVTVWAILQSLVQLQALYQNNWQVFIGNTAVRHFFGIHNNFDANYISAAIGQTSNVLIERHRMGIGKVESNQRPLITPDELRIASGKSIFTFIDDMPPTYFDKAPYHDKEELKARASKNPYL; this is encoded by the coding sequence ATGGCCGAATTCGATAAAACAAAAGACTACGGAACCTTTAGCGCAAAATTCAACAGCTACTCATCAGGCGAACCAAACAAACAGGACAGCTCACCCAAACCGCAACCGGAAATTTTAGATGACGATCACGATGTATGGCACAGGCTCGGCATAACCAAGGCAGAATTTAAAACCCTGCTTGAACTCCGTTCCAATGGCAACGCGCGAATCCAAACCATCATATTCCTGCTTGGCGTGTTCCTGACCCCGATAACCGCCATTGGTGCCTTATTAGGTTTTGTTCATGCGTATCAGCGTATTTTGTGGCCTGAAAAAATCCTGCCGCATTTTTACCCGATGCGGCCAATCATACGCCTTGCCATGTTCCTCGGGGCAATTTTGTTATGGGTTGTTGTGATTATCGCCGCAATCGTCGTGCTGCCGCTTGTCGGGTTAAGTGGAAATGGAGAACAGCTATTATTAGTGGTGCTTGTTGTGAATTTTCTGCTGACCTCGGGAGCTTATGGCATTTTTCACCAATGGCAAAAGGGTGTAAACAATGCCGTGCTGCACGGCGAAAAATTCGGGACTGCCCGTTTTGCTCGGCAAGAAGAACTGGAAAAATACAAACAGGCAAAAGGCCTGTATATCGGTGGTGAGCATTACCGTTACAGCAAACAGGGGCATTTGCTCACGATTGCCGGAAGCCGTTCCGGGAAATTTACGAACCTGATTGCGCCTAACCTGTTAGGCTGGGCCGATATCGACGGTTCTTTCGTGGTCATTGACCCGAAAGGCGAGATCGCCGCTTGCACAAGTAAATACCAGGGCGAAGCCGGACAAAATGTTGTCGTCCTTAATCCGTGGGCTATCCTGCCGGATAAATTGCCCGATAGCGTCAAATACAATCCGATGGATATCCTTGATGCGGATAATCCGAACCTTGTCGATGATTGCCAGATGCTTGCGGAAATGATTGTCCCGCAGGACACAGGCAAGAATAAGTTTTTTTCAGATAGCGCCCGCGCCATCCTTACCGGGCTAATCATGTATATTGCCCTGTCCGAAGAGGGGCATAACCGAAGCCTTAAAACCTTATGGAAGTGGGTGCGTTACCCGCAGGAGATGTGGGACAGGGTATTGGCGGAGATGGAAAATTTTGAGGGGCAGCACGGCGATACATTGTTATATGCGTCGACAGAGATAGCAAAATATACGAAAGCCGGTAGCCAAACATGGGGCAGTATTTTAGCAACCGTTATGCAGTCTACGGATTTCCTGAAAAGCCCCGCCCTGCAGGTTGGCATGGAAAGCGGTTACGATCCTTACGAACTGGCGAAAAGCAAAACGACTGTCTACGTCATCATCCCGACCGATAAACTGCAAAGCCACGGGCGGTGGTTAAGGCTTGTTACAACCAGTATGATGCGGGCGGTAATCCGCAAGCCGGGCAAGCGTGTTGTGTTCATGCTCGATGAATTTGCAGCGCTTGGCTATCTGCCGGAGATTGAGACGGCGCTTGCGGCCTATGCCGGGTATAACGTAACCGTTTGGGCTATCCTGCAATCCCTTGTCCAGTTACAGGCCCTTTATCAAAATAACTGGCAGGTATTTATCGGCAATACTGCCGTGCGGCATTTCTTTGGCATACACAATAATTTTGACGCTAATTATATCAGCGCCGCCATCGGGCAAACGTCCAATGTGCTTATTGAACGGCACCGGATGGGGATAGGCAAGGTAGAATCCAATCAGCGCCCTCTGATAACGCCGGATGAGTTGCGCATCGCATCAGGCAAAAGTATTTTTACATTTATCGATGATATGCCGCCCACTTATTTTGACAAAGCGCCTTATCATGATAAAGAGGAATTGAAGGCAAGAGCGAGTAAAAATCCTTATCTTTAA
- a CDS encoding JAB domain-containing protein: protein MNFYQVAEIELIYKRGCKASERPQINKAEQAYRLLLDQWDKNKLEFVEQAKMLLLNKANRVLGITNLSTGGIAGTIVDPKLVFVTALKANASAIILAHNHPSGNLNPSAQDQRMTRQMMEAGKLLDIQVIEHLIITDEGFYSFAEEMAYRKVDRHGAIYYEAMQPF from the coding sequence ATGAATTTCTACCAGGTCGCAGAAATCGAACTCATTTACAAACGCGGATGCAAAGCATCGGAACGCCCACAGATCAATAAAGCAGAACAGGCCTATCGCCTGTTACTTGACCAGTGGGATAAAAATAAACTTGAATTTGTTGAACAGGCGAAAATGTTGCTACTGAATAAGGCAAACAGGGTTTTAGGGATTACCAACCTATCAACCGGAGGCATTGCCGGAACAATCGTTGATCCTAAACTGGTATTTGTCACAGCCCTGAAAGCCAACGCATCGGCCATCATTCTCGCCCATAACCATCCGTCAGGCAATTTAAACCCAAGCGCACAGGATCAAAGAATGACGCGGCAAATGATGGAGGCGGGCAAATTATTAGATATTCAGGTTATTGAACACCTGATAATTACAGATGAGGGGTTTTATTCATTTGCAGAGGAAATGGCTTACCGAAAGGTAGATCGGCATGGGGCAATTTACTATGAGGCTATGCAGCCGTTTTGA
- a CDS encoding plasmid mobilization protein: protein MARPTKESANLRTKTMRIRVTAEEEKQILLNARLGRFKSASEYLRHLGLGNRVKPFALNVDPELLIRIKGELGKIGSNVNQIARAYNRRAEGKITSVTDDDISNAMHSIDTMTRYLLKVLGYGD from the coding sequence ATGGCACGACCAACAAAAGAAAGCGCAAATTTGCGCACCAAAACCATGCGTATCCGCGTGACAGCGGAAGAAGAAAAACAGATTTTGCTGAATGCAAGGCTTGGCCGTTTTAAATCGGCAAGCGAGTATTTGCGGCATCTTGGATTAGGCAATCGGGTTAAACCCTTTGCGCTAAACGTTGATCCCGAATTGCTTATTCGCATTAAAGGCGAACTTGGCAAGATCGGCAGCAACGTCAATCAGATTGCCCGCGCTTACAATCGCAGAGCCGAGGGCAAAATCACATCCGTCACCGATGACGATATCAGCAACGCAATGCACAGCATTGATACCATGACACGCTATTTACTGAAAGTTTTAGGCTATGGTGATTAG
- a CDS encoding helix-turn-helix transcriptional regulator: MKTLPEIGFLRLNQVLKIIPVSASKWWDGVKTGEYPQPIKISTGITAWRIADIKKLCEQIEQINAVR; encoded by the coding sequence ATGAAGACCTTGCCTGAAATCGGCTTTCTACGTTTAAATCAAGTCCTGAAGATCATACCTGTGAGCGCGTCCAAATGGTGGGACGGCGTAAAAACAGGCGAATATCCGCAACCTATAAAAATCAGCACTGGCATCACCGCATGGCGTATTGCCGACATTAAAAAGCTCTGTGAACAGATCGAGCAAATAAACGCCGTTAGATAA
- a CDS encoding relaxase/mobilization nuclease domain-containing protein: MVIRGNTRGNGRQLADYLITQAENERIRILDVDGRENADDEYLRNTILSMDAMAELTKAKKGLYHAQINPAIGEDKNIDWYKAADILAAELGLEDQRRVIVLHEKKGRTHAHVVWERYDHELDKMRSDSFSRLQQDRARQRMEIEFGHKQTPRRNRHKPEMKASLNQLWHQTGTGAQFLAACRNNGYMIAQGVGRTPFIVVDEHGHSFNLVRQLSGVRLYDVRQRLRGYSLMTEKQAIVLMRKEKTEREGRESEKQKARPQASTEQRFEQFKTNAEQQTTKAPEPKRQTQEERDQLFKDMMRNKSGITPEPGKEKDHRQSFAENKSDQKLSESDRIRQALKKERQAGRDHGHDRDNGIELD, encoded by the coding sequence ATGGTGATTAGAGGCAATACACGCGGCAACGGCAGGCAACTGGCCGACTACCTGATTACGCAGGCTGAAAACGAACGCATCCGCATTTTGGACGTAGACGGACGGGAAAACGCCGATGATGAATATTTGCGCAATACCATTTTAAGCATGGATGCCATGGCCGAACTTACCAAAGCAAAAAAGGGTTTATACCATGCGCAGATCAACCCGGCTATTGGTGAAGATAAAAACATAGACTGGTACAAGGCCGCCGATATTCTGGCCGCTGAATTGGGCCTTGAAGACCAGCGCCGTGTGATCGTCCTGCATGAAAAGAAAGGCCGCACGCATGCCCATGTTGTTTGGGAGCGTTACGATCATGAACTGGATAAAATGCGCTCCGATAGCTTCAGCCGCCTGCAACAGGATCGGGCACGGCAGCGCATGGAGATTGAGTTCGGCCATAAGCAAACCCCGCGCCGCAACCGCCATAAACCGGAGATGAAAGCGTCATTAAACCAGCTTTGGCATCAAACGGGCACAGGGGCGCAGTTTCTCGCAGCATGCCGTAATAATGGCTATATGATTGCGCAGGGTGTTGGCCGCACGCCGTTTATTGTTGTTGATGAACATGGACACTCCTTCAACCTTGTGCGCCAGTTGTCCGGCGTAAGGCTTTATGACGTTCGCCAGCGTTTGCGCGGGTATAGCCTGATGACGGAGAAACAAGCCATTGTCCTCATGCGCAAGGAGAAAACCGAACGCGAAGGCCGCGAAAGCGAAAAACAAAAAGCCAGACCACAGGCGAGCACAGAGCAGCGTTTTGAACAGTTCAAAACCAATGCGGAACAACAAACCACGAAAGCACCCGAGCCTAAACGCCAAACACAGGAAGAGCGCGACCAATTGTTTAAAGATATGATGCGCAATAAATCGGGAATAACACCGGAGCCAGGAAAAGAAAAAGATCACCGCCAGAGTTTTGCAGAAAACAAATCCGATCAAAAGTTAAGCGAAAGCGACCGCATCCGGCAGGCGCTTAAGAAAGAGCGGCAAGCAGGCCGCGATCACGGGCATGATCGGGATAACGGGATTGAGTTAGATTGA
- a CDS encoding toprim domain-containing protein → MNLPLSEIKTIPVHVLAEELGGRYCKTDRNGDLWYYSPFRPDERTASFKINVKLNTWHDFGLSGTAIHRNQGSGGDILDLWCDYHFKDRRLGINQAAEAITAKYGSLAIRGESLQHQPRSERPTLQNQSPRYKIERISKRIAYHGLLHELSRRRISTTLANIYLKQGMILDTITGKHYTGFLFENDKGGYEVSIPNPSLNTCFKTIIGRKASSRILSKNKEANAAEIFEGFWDFLSWMEINALLYPLNHAYVLNSVSLVNEVSDKIMVFENSLNTIFLFMDNDKAGKMAALALTENLKASFAVGSMAHLYNGKKDLNEFWASGKSTEKPQP, encoded by the coding sequence ATGAACCTTCCCTTATCTGAAATCAAAACGATTCCCGTCCATGTTCTTGCCGAAGAACTTGGCGGTCGGTACTGCAAAACCGACCGAAACGGCGACTTGTGGTATTATTCGCCGTTTCGCCCGGATGAAAGAACGGCCTCATTCAAAATCAATGTCAAGCTGAACACATGGCATGATTTTGGGCTGTCAGGTACGGCCATCCACCGAAATCAAGGCAGCGGCGGCGATATCTTGGATTTATGGTGTGATTACCATTTCAAAGACCGCAGACTTGGCATTAATCAGGCAGCAGAAGCAATAACGGCAAAATATGGAAGTTTGGCTATCCGGGGAGAAAGCTTACAGCATCAGCCGAGATCTGAACGGCCAACCCTACAGAATCAGAGTCCGCGCTACAAAATAGAAAGGATTAGCAAAAGAATTGCATACCACGGACTGCTTCATGAATTATCCCGCCGCAGGATTTCAACCACACTGGCAAACATCTATCTAAAGCAGGGCATGATTCTCGATACAATAACAGGTAAACACTATACCGGCTTTTTATTTGAAAATGATAAAGGCGGTTATGAGGTCAGCATTCCCAACCCGTCCCTTAATACCTGCTTTAAAACAATCATCGGACGAAAAGCGTCATCCCGCATTTTATCAAAAAATAAAGAAGCAAACGCAGCAGAGATATTTGAGGGCTTTTGGGATTTTCTGTCTTGGATGGAAATAAACGCCTTATTATATCCGCTCAATCATGCTTACGTTCTCAATTCAGTATCACTTGTAAATGAAGTAAGTGACAAGATCATGGTGTTTGAGAATAGCCTTAACACTATTTTTCTTTTCATGGATAACGACAAAGCGGGAAAAATGGCCGCCCTTGCGCTTACCGAAAATCTTAAAGCCAGCTTTGCTGTCGGTTCGATGGCGCATCTATATAACGGCAAAAAAGACCTTAATGAGTTTTGGGCATCGGGTAAAAGCACCGAAAAGCCGCAGCCATAA